A region of the Paenibacillus sp. J23TS9 genome:
TATCCAGTCCTGCCGCCAATCCAACGGGGGTTGGAAAATGAAGTCCGAATAAATCGACTGCCAAATCCGGCGTTTCGCTCACGCCGTACATACTCTGCAAGAGGCTGGAGCCTCCCGGCAGGGATCCGGCTGTATGTAAACCTCCGATCACCATATGGTGCGCTTTTTCCGGGTCCATCTTAAAGAAAAACGGTTTTGCCACATTTCGGTACAGCACTTGATACTCTTCCTCTCTATCCACAGTTGTGTTCTCTAACCTTAAGTTTATCCTTTTCCGGTGTAAAAGGAAAGTTTTTTACCTTGTCCTGGTACGTGTTTCTTTCCCTTGTCCTGCTGGTATTTTAGGGATAAACCCATTACAATTGAGGTATCCACTGAATTTGATAGAAAGAGGGTTGAACTCTATGGCAACCAAGCGCAAGCCTCCGACACTTCAGCAAAAAAAGGAAGAAGTGAACAGAAAGGCTATTTTTTGGTCCGGCCTCAGTTTATTGCTTCTCATTCTGCTGATTGTCGTGCTGATTATCTTTAACACCTGATTACAGCCAGTGGTACGTCTTTTGGGGGTTTGTCTGATCCTGTTCCCGGTTCGTATGGAATCTTTCCTTCGGAACGAGCACTTCATCAGGCAAAGCCCCTTTACTAATGAGTACTGGGGTTCCCATCGGTACCAGGTCAAACAGCTCCTCGACATCTGTTTTACTCATGCGTACGCAGCCCTGGGACTCGTCGGCACCTACACTGGCGGGTTCATTTGTTCCGTGGATGGCATAATTTGTTCCGGAAAGCTGCATACCCCTGCTTCCGAATTCCCCGTCTGAGTGACCATTCGGATTCATCACTTTATCAGTGATTACGTAATTGCCTTCCGGCGTGCGTATGCCTCCAAGTCCCACCTTATAATTCCGTAAAATAATACGCCCGCTGACAACTGCCAGCCGGTGATTGCTTTTATCCACGACAATTTTCAGCGGCTCTTCAAAAAACGGTCTGTTGCCCCATGTTTTCGAAAATGCCCCTTTCCCTTTTGCGCTGTCTGCTGCTTCATTCGCAGCCGATGGCTCCTGACCCGCGGTTTCTGACTTCACTCTTTGCAGCAGCGGCTGAAAAGCTTCCTTCATGCCTTCCGTCGTACCCGATACCCAGTTACCCGGAAATGGGCGAAGCAGATCACTCATCTTTTCAGGAAATTCGCCGGTATTGTTCTTATATGCTTTAATTGCGCTGTATAACAGTGCCTGCTCTTCTTGTTCCCCCGTCCAGGCGAACGCAGCTCCCGACAGCTTGCTTCCATCCGGAGGCTGGCAATTGCATGTTTTGGGATTATAAGACTGGTAGGCTAAAGCGCCAGAACCGTTATTTTTCAGTGTATAACTCAGGGGCATTTCCCTGTTCCACATCAACCATTTCCCCTGTTTTTTCAGCTCCAGTACAGCAAGCTTGCCCTGCAAAAGTTGCATATGGGTAAAAGGGCCCGGTTCAATCTGCTGATCACCTGCTCCAAAGCCGCCTTCCTGCGCCGCCGTAAACATAACCAGATCTTCATCCAGCGTTGCATGCCCGCTGCCTTGATTCCCGGCATCCTGTTGTTGATCTTTCGCAGTCGCTCTTTCCGGATCATTATTAAGCGGAGCTTCCTCTGCCTTCTTGCTCTGGCCCGGCGCATCCACCGACGGAACCAATGCAAGCAGCAGCAGCATGAATACGATGAGCGCACGGCGCATTCGAACAGATCTGCGGTCTTTTTCCTGGGCCTGCTGCAGCAGCTTGGATTCATACTCTTTCCAAATATCTGAAGGCATTTTACTGGTTTCAAAAGCCTCAAATATGCCACCGGATTGATTAAAGCAGTAGTTCGCCTTGCCGTGCTGCCCGGCTTTTTCATATTCCTTGCCAAGCAAATACCAGCCCATTTTATTATCCGGGTGCATCTGCACATATTTTTTAAGGTAATGCGAATTTGCCACGGGATCCTCCATCATTACAATTGTCTTTTTCTATATATATCGGTTGAAGAAGAACAAAAAAACATCCTCCATCGGGCCTATCCGATGTAAGGATGTCTTCTTGGTTTCTCTCTATTGTTCAACTACGACCTGAAAAGGAGTATCTGCAATCTGGATGGAATCCGTCGGGCAGCCGTCTGCCGCATCCTGGAGATCATCAAACATTTCCTCCGGGATCTCGGTTACGCCCCGGTTGTCGTCACCATCATACACGACTTCCGCAAGCCCCTCGTCATCATAGTCGTAAATATCTGGCGCCGTAGCACCGCATGCCCCGCAGGAGATGCATGTATCCTTATCAACCCAGCAGTATTTTGCCATGATGTTCTCTCTACCTCCTATTGCAAGTAACGAGTATTTCATCCGGCCATGATATGGCCGCAAGCCTAATCGTATAGCATCTACCCGTTAGAAGCCTATGACAAAAATCACTTATACTTCATGTTCAGCCTGTATATATTGAATGATTAAGGAAGATCAAGGCCTTCTTTGTTTACAAAATCCATTTGCAGTGAGGTTCCTCTTACCTTGTGATTACGAAGCAAAACCGATGGATCATCTCCCAGCATGCCTGCAGTGACCACTGCATTTTCTCCGAACTTGTTGCGGAGCATATCCATCGTTTGCGTTAATGACTCCTTTTTGGGATGCTTTTCATATTCGAAAAGATCCAGCTGAATCGCCGCTTCGCTCTTCGGAATCAAATGCTGGAGCGTTATTCCCAGGAGCCTCACTGGCTTATCCCAGCTCCAGTGCTCCACATACAGACGGCGGGCTTCTTCATAGATATCAGCCGCATTCTCAGTAGGTGTAGCCAGCGCATGGCTGCGGGTAATGGTTTTCATATCCGGTGTGCGGATCGTAATCTGTACCCCGCCCGCTACAAGTTCCTGACGCCGCAGCCTCCGTGCGACCTGATCACTGATGTTCAGCAGGACCCGGTTTACATCCTCACGGGCCTGAATGTCGGTCGGAAGCGTCGTTGTATGGCCGATCGATTTGTTCTGCTCTCGCTCTTCCAGGACGGGGGAGTGATCGATACCGTTGGCCGCCTGCTTCATCCAAGCACCGACTACACCGAAGACCCGAATGAGTATCTCTTCCTCGGTTTTTGCCAGCTGCCCGATCGTGTAAATTCCGAGCTTGCGCAGCTTTTCAGCTGTTTTGCCTCCGATGCCAAACAGTTCACCGCATGGGCGATCCCATAATATACGGGGCACATCGCGGATACGAAGGACAGAGATCCCCCGCGGCTTTTTCATATCCGATGCCATCTTGGCAAGCAGCTTATTGGGTGCGATCCCCACCGAGCATGGCAAAGCCAGCTCCTCTTCAATTCTCCGCTGGATTTCCTCCGCGATCTGCTGCGGCGTCCCGAA
Encoded here:
- a CDS encoding L,D-transpeptidase codes for the protein MANSHYLKKYVQMHPDNKMGWYLLGKEYEKAGQHGKANYCFNQSGGIFEAFETSKMPSDIWKEYESKLLQQAQEKDRRSVRMRRALIVFMLLLLALVPSVDAPGQSKKAEEAPLNNDPERATAKDQQQDAGNQGSGHATLDEDLVMFTAAQEGGFGAGDQQIEPGPFTHMQLLQGKLAVLELKKQGKWLMWNREMPLSYTLKNNGSGALAYQSYNPKTCNCQPPDGSKLSGAAFAWTGEQEEQALLYSAIKAYKNNTGEFPEKMSDLLRPFPGNWVSGTTEGMKEAFQPLLQRVKSETAGQEPSAANEAADSAKGKGAFSKTWGNRPFFEEPLKIVVDKSNHRLAVVSGRIILRNYKVGLGGIRTPEGNYVITDKVMNPNGHSDGEFGSRGMQLSGTNYAIHGTNEPASVGADESQGCVRMSKTDVEELFDLVPMGTPVLISKGALPDEVLVPKERFHTNREQDQTNPQKTYHWL
- a CDS encoding ferredoxin; the encoded protein is MAKYCWVDKDTCISCGACGATAPDIYDYDDEGLAEVVYDGDDNRGVTEIPEEMFDDLQDAADGCPTDSIQIADTPFQVVVEQ
- a CDS encoding DNA polymerase IV, encoding MKTDIDAYYPSNGRVILHVDMNAFYCSVHEAEEPEKYRGKPTAVAGSIELRKGIIVTCSYAARQIGISTGMHVNRALKLCPDLIIIQPDFHLYRKYSSAFMKIAYSYTPLMQATSIDECYLDISGSRQFGTPQQIAEEIQRRIEEELALPCSVGIAPNKLLAKMASDMKKPRGISVLRIRDVPRILWDRPCGELFGIGGKTAEKLRKLGIYTIGQLAKTEEEILIRVFGVVGAWMKQAANGIDHSPVLEEREQNKSIGHTTTLPTDIQAREDVNRVLLNISDQVARRLRRQELVAGGVQITIRTPDMKTITRSHALATPTENAADIYEEARRLYVEHWSWDKPVRLLGITLQHLIPKSEAAIQLDLFEYEKHPKKESLTQTMDMLRNKFGENAVVTAGMLGDDPSVLLRNHKVRGTSLQMDFVNKEGLDLP